A stretch of the Orcinus orca chromosome 1, mOrcOrc1.1, whole genome shotgun sequence genome encodes the following:
- the RO60 gene encoding RNA-binding protein RO60, whose amino-acid sequence MEELVNQMQPLNEKQIANSEDGYVWQVTDMNRLQRFLCFGSEGGTYSIKEQKLGLENAEALIRLIEDGRGCEVIQEIKSFSQEGRTAKQEPMLFALAICSQCSDISTKQAAFKAVSEVCLIPTHLFTFIQFKKDLKESMKCGMWGRALRKAVADWYNEKGGMALALAVTKYKQRNGWSHKDLLRLSHLKPSSEGLAIVTKYITKGWKEVHEMYKEKALSVETEKLLKYLEAVEKVKRTKDELEVIHLIEEHRLVREHLLTNHLKSKEVWKALLQEMPLTALLRNLGKMTANSVLEPGNSEVSLVCEKLCNEKLLKKARIHPFHVLIALETYKTGHGLRGKLKWRPDEEILQALDAAFYKTFKTVEPAGKRFLLAIDVSASMNQRVLGSVLNASTVAAAMCMVVTRTEKDSHIVAFSDEMVPCPVTTDMTLQQVLMAMSQIPAGGTDCSLPMIWAQNTNTAADVFIVFTDNETFAGHVHPAVALREYRKNMDIPAKLIVCGMTSNGFTIADPDDRGMLDMCGFDTGALDVIRSFTLDRI is encoded by the exons ATGGAGGAATTGGTAAACCAAATGCAGCCGCTGAATGAGAAGCAGATAGCCAATTCTGAAGACGGATATGTGTGGCAAGTCACTGATATGAATCGGCTGCAGCGGTTCTTGTGTTTTGGTTCTGAAGGTGGGACTTACTCTATCAAAGAACAGAAGTTGGGCCTTGAGAATGCTGAAGCTTTAATTAGATTGATTGAAGATGGCAGAGGATGTGAAGTGATACAGGAAATAAAGTCATTTAGTCAAGAAGGCAGAACTGCAAAGCAGGAGCCTATGCTCTTTGCCCTCGCCATTTGTTCCCAGTGTTCTGACATAAGCACAAAACAAGCCGCTTTCAAAGCTGTTTCTGAAGTTTGTCTCATTCCTACACATCTCTTTACTTTTATACAATTTAAGAAAGATCTAAAGGAAAGCATGAAATGTGGCATGTGGGGTCGCGCCCTCCGGAAGGCCGTAGCAGACTGGTACAATGAAAAAGGTGGCATGGCCCTTGCCCTGGCCGtcacaaaatataaacaaagaaatggCTGGTCTCACAAAGATCTGTTAAGATTGTCGCATCTTAAACCTTCCAGTGAAG GACTTGCTATTGTTACCAAATATATTACAAAGGGCTGGAAAGAGGTCCatgaaatgtataaagaaaaagcACTTTCTGTGGAGACTGAGAAATTATTAAAGTATCTGGAGGCTGTAGAGAAAGTGAAGCGCACAAAAGATGAACTGGAAGTCATTCATCTGATAGAAGAGCACAGACTGGTTAGGGAGCATCTCCTAACAAATCACTTGAAGTCTAAAGAG GTATGGAAGGCTTTGTTACAAGAAATGCCTCTTACAGCATTACTAAGGAATCTTGGAAAGATGACTGCTAATTCAGTGCTTGAACCAGGAAACTCAGAAGTGTCTTTAGTATGTGAAAAGCTGTGTAatgaaaaactgttaaaaaag GCTCGTATACATCCATTTCATGTTTTAATTGCATTAGAAACTTATAAAACAGGTCATGGGCTCAGAGGAAAACTGAAGTGGCGCCCTGATGAAGAAATTTTGCAAGCTTTGGATGCCGCTTTTTACAAAACATTTAAG acaGTTGAGCCAGCTGGAAAGCGTTTCTTACTGGCAATTGATGTCAGTGCTTCTATGAACCAAAGAGTTTTGGGTAGTGTACTCAACGCTAGCACAGTAGCCGCAGCAATGTGCATG GTTGTCACACGAACAGAAAAAGATTCTCATATAGTTGCTTTTTCAGATGAAATGGTACCATGTCCAGTGACTACAGATATGACCTTACAACAGGTTTTAATGGCTATGAGCCAG ATCCCAGCAGGTGGAACTGATTGCTCTCTTCCAATGATCTGGGCTCAAAACACAAATACAGCTGCCGATGTCTTCATAGTATTCACTGATAACGAGACCTTTGCTGGACATGTCCATCCTGCCGTTGCTCTGAGGGAATATCGAAAG AATATGGATATTCCAGCCAAGTTGATTGTCTGTGGAATGACATCAAATGGTTTTACCATTGCAGACCCAGATGATAGAGGCATGTTGGATATGTGTGGCTTTGATACTGGAGCTCTGGACGTGATTCGAAGTTTCACATTAGATAGGATTTAA